Proteins from one Prosthecomicrobium sp. N25 genomic window:
- a CDS encoding quinoprotein dehydrogenase-associated SoxYZ-like carrier, producing MAKHHWMGMLVGAAILAGAPGGASAQDQATWNGLKTDVFGARSIQDGTGVLSLSTPVRAEDAALVPVEFNVALPAGDTRTVKSVTLIVDENPAPVAATFRFAEGQREVGLSTRVRVNSYSFVRAVAETSDGSLYMTANYVKASGGCSAPAGKDPAEAMENLGRMKFRTFAEGPKSEAQIQIRHPNNSGLQMDQVTRLYVPAWFVRHVTVKQGEKPVFSMEGGISISEDPTFRFSMPSNGEPVKVEVTDTENKVFSGTFDAKSGS from the coding sequence ATGGCGAAGCATCACTGGATGGGCATGCTCGTGGGCGCTGCGATTCTGGCGGGAGCGCCGGGCGGTGCCTCCGCGCAGGACCAGGCGACGTGGAACGGCCTGAAGACCGACGTCTTCGGCGCGCGGTCCATCCAGGACGGCACGGGCGTGCTCTCCCTCTCCACGCCGGTGCGGGCCGAGGATGCGGCGCTGGTGCCGGTGGAATTCAATGTCGCGCTGCCGGCCGGCGACACCCGGACGGTGAAGTCGGTGACGCTGATCGTCGACGAGAACCCGGCGCCCGTGGCGGCGACGTTCCGGTTCGCCGAGGGGCAGCGCGAGGTCGGGCTTTCGACCCGGGTGCGGGTGAACAGCTACTCGTTCGTCCGCGCGGTGGCCGAGACGAGCGACGGCTCGCTCTACATGACGGCGAACTACGTTAAGGCCTCGGGCGGATGCTCGGCGCCCGCGGGCAAGGATCCGGCCGAGGCGATGGAGAACCTGGGCCGCATGAAGTTCCGCACCTTCGCGGAGGGGCCGAAGTCGGAGGCGCAGATCCAGATCCGGCATCCCAACAATTCGGGCCTGCAGATGGACCAGGTGACGCGGCTCTACGTGCCGGCTTGGTTCGTGCGTCACGTGACCGTGAAGCAGGGCGAGAAGCCGGTCTTCTCGATGGAGGGCGGCATCTCGATCTCGGAGGACCCGACCTTCCGCTTCTCCATGCCGTCGAACGGCGAGCCCGTGAAGGTCGAGGTGACCGACA